One stretch of Gouania willdenowi chromosome 16, fGouWil2.1, whole genome shotgun sequence DNA includes these proteins:
- the LOC114478448 gene encoding uncharacterized protein LOC114478448 gives MAQRQQREWKGRQSSPFEFQGGEIAHLKQKVQQLEHDLKQSELKCKDLVKMEKISSSIIKQQKEELTQLRCGLQKPVRDLKKQNVKCDQDFQAEKKQWEAEKKEMKEHIELLTTWNHNQLMGFSAQSARFMNDILIRDQELEIRAGIVVQCQKSISYLETLLNTDILESRMVQHEQIISILRNTVGTTKRVNEVHKAQSAEERNNHQAQIRQQEAKKEELLKQVQEPKLVRYHDENQAEEEWPQLQTSIMIAGLHQTQEDLENMLDDGEPETIQQQDCGSSCAEEKAERTSTLKAALNQPQEVLESLQENQKKPNRRTARKRRNKMV, from the exons AATTGGAACACGATTTAAAGCAAAGTGAGCTAAAGTGTAAAGATTTGGTGAAAATGGAAAAGATATCCTCCTCCATCATTAAACAACAGAAGGAGGAACTCACCCAACTCAGATGTGGTCTACAAAAGCCAgtgagagatttaaaaaaacaaaacgttaAATGTGATCAG GACTTCCAGGCTGAAAAGAAGCAGTGGGAGGCAGAAAAGAAAGAGATGAAGGAACACATAGAGCTGCTCACGACCTGGAACCACAACCAGCTGATGGGATTCTCTGCACAAAGCGCTAGATTTATGAATGACATCCTCATCAGAGATCAAGAGTTGGAAATAAGGGCGGGTATCGTGGTTCAGTGCCAAAAAAGTATTTCCTACTTGGAGACCCTTCTCAATACAGACATACTGGAAAGCAGAATGGTTCAACACGAACAAATTATCTCCATCCTGAGGAACACAGTGGGGACAACAAAGAGAGTCAATGAAGTTCATAAAGCTCAATCTGCAGAAGAGCGTAACAATCATCAGGCTCAGATAAGACAACAGGAGGCGAAGAAGGAAGAACTTCTAAAACAAGTGCAGGAACCCAAGCTTGTTCGTTACCACGATGAAAACCAGGCTGAAGAAGAATGGCCTCAACTGCAGACCTCAATCATGATTGCCGGCCTCCATCAAACACAGGAGGACTTGGAGAACATGCTGGATGATGGAGAACCGGAGACAATCCAGCAGCAGGACTGCGGGTCATCTTGTGCTGAGGAGAAGGCAGAAAGGACCTCAACTCTGAAGGCCGCTCTCAATCAACCCCAGGAGGTCCTAGAGAGTCTGCAGGAGAATCAGAAAAAACCCAACCGTAGAACAGCAAGGAAAAGGAGAAACAAAATGGTCTGA